From the genome of Desulfovibrio sp. JY:
TGGATCGATGAAGACCACCTTACCGGTGAAGACCCGCCCCGGCAGGGCCTCGGCCTCGAACCGGGCCACATCGCCCACATGCACCCAGGGCAGGTCCTTTTCATAGGCGTCGAGTTCCACCCAGACCGTGCGCAGGTCGGCGATGGAGAAAAGCCGCGCCCCAGTAGCGACGTAAGCCCCTTCCACCACGTCCTTGCGCACGACCACGCCACCCACGGGCGCGGTGAGCAGCACATGGTCCATGGGCGCACCGCGCGAAACAGCGGCCGCGATCTGGGCCGGGGACAGGCCGAGCAGGCGCAACTTCTCCCGGGCGGCCCGTTCGGTGGCGGCCGCCGCCTCGCGAATGGCAGCGTTGTCGCTCGATCCGAACCGGGCCGAGGCCTTGCCGGCCTCTACCAGTTCGCTTTGGGCGGCCAAAAGTTCCGGGCTGTAGATCTCCGCCATCTTCTGGCCCTTGGCCACGGTCACGCCGGTCTGGTCCACATAGAGCTTGTCCAGCCGGCCGGGTACCCAGGCGGTAATGGTGGCCATGGTGGATTCGTCGTAAGCCACCTTGCCGAAAAGCCGTGTGTCCACGTCCACGCCAAGACGCCTGACCGGGACCGTCTCCACCTGGGCCAGGGCCAGGGCGCTCGGACTCAGCGTCACTTGGCGCAGGCTGGCGGCAACGCCCGAACCGGTTTCGGATTTGTGGGCCGGCACAAGGTCCATGCCGCAGATAGGGCACTTGCCGGGCTTGGGCAGGCGTATCCAAGGATGCATGACGCAGGTCCATTCCACGGCCTTTTGCCCCGTGCCTTCGCCATGGTCGTGTCCGGCGGCAGGCGTCGTTGCGGGCACCGCGTCCGTTGGCGTCGGGGGCGTCGTCGGCGACCGGCCGGAACCGCGAAGCAGATAGCCGAGCGCGAAGGCCACAAGGAAGACAACTCCGAGTGCAATGGCCAGGGTACGGAATTTAGGCTTTCTGTCGGCGTCGACGGACATGGATGTTCTCTCCCTGGCCGAGGTTATTTGACGGACCCCGAATAGGCGCTCAGCGATTGCAGGGAACCATAGACCGTGTAGGACACGTCCTCGCCCACGAGCATGTCGATCTCGGCCAGGCGTTGGGCCTGGGTAGCCAGGGCACGGATGTGGTTGAGTTCGAATTCGAGAAGGCTGCGCTGGGTGTTGACGAGGTCGGCGAATCCGGCCCGGCCGGCCTGGTAGGACGCCAACATGGCGGCCAGGGTCTGCTGGGCTTTGGGGATCAGAACCTTTTGGTACAGCTCGATTTTGCGGGCGGCGTCGCGGTAGTTGTACAGGGCGAGCTTGAGATCGGCCGCAAGCTTCTCGGCCAAACCCTCCCGATCGGCCACGGCGGCTGTCTCCCGGGCCTTGGCCTCCCGGATGGCGGCCCTTCGCTTGCCAATCCACAAGGGAATATTCAGCGACACCGAGGCCACCCAGGCGTCCTTGCCCGAGTCGCGCGGCGGCGGGGAGGGCGAGGTCATCTTCTGGCTGCTCGCGTCGTAGCGGGAGACGTAATAACTGTAGGGACCGGTGATGATGGTCTCGATGCCGAAGGTCAGATCCGGGATGAAGTCCATCCGGGCCAGTGAACCGCCGATCTTTTCTTTCTTGGCCAGGTAGTCGTAGACCTTGAGCTGCGGATTGCGGTCATTGAGGGCCGCCAGCAGCTTTGTGTCGTCAAGCGTGACCCGCATGACCGGAATGTCCGGCGCGTCGGGAAGCGGAGCCTCCACGGGCCGGTTCATGACGGCATTCAAGGCTGCGGCCAGGGGATGTCGCAAGTCTTCCTGGGAGCGGTAGCGATCATCGAGTTTGTCGCGTTCCATCTGGATGCCGAGGAGGTCGCCATAGCCGGCAAGGCCCGCCGTGTAACGGGCCTTGACCACGCCTTCCAGGTAATCGAGCAGATCCCTGTTCTCCTTGGTCAGGGCAATGGCCCGTAGCAGGTAGGCGTATTCGAAATAGGTCTTTTTTACCTCATAAAACAGTGAAAGGCGCAGTGCGTCGAACCGGGCTTTTTCGGCATCAGCCAAAGCGGCCGCCGCGTCGCCCTTGGCGATCAGCTTGCCGATCCAGGGCAAAGTCTGGGTCAGGCCCAGGCGGGCATTTTGCGGGCCGACCCTGGTTTCCACGGGCACGATGAAATAGCCGAAGGTGAACCGGGGATCGGGCAGGGACATCTCCTGGGGAACGCGCTCCAGGGCGGCTTGGACACGCTGAAATGCGGCCTTGAGCCGTGTGTTTTTTTCAGCTGTTTCCTTGAGATAGACGCCGATGTCGGCCTCGGCTTTTTCCCCGGCGGCCTGGGCTCCAGCAGGGAGGACCGGCCCGGAGTCCCTCGTCTCACGCACCGGATGCGTCTTCGCGGCGTGGGCGGGCAAGACAAACGCCGCGAGAAGAAGGATTGCAAGCCCTTGCAGCCCTCTCAAGGCCGGTCGAAAAATTGCTTCTGCGAGATGGGGCATTGTCATTTCCCGGCGCGGCAGCGCCCATCCTGTCGGTTCTTGGCAAGACAAGAAAGACTCTTACTATGTTATATCCTTTTTTGTACAAACGTCCATCCTCCTGACCTGCCAGCGAATGACAATCAGGGATCAAAGAGTGCCATTCTCGGCCATCAGGGTGGTTAGCAGGGGACGATGTGTCTGACCTGGGATGAGATTCCCCGGGACCGGAGACTGCTTACTTCAGTCATTGTATGTCCCGAGCTAGGTATGTCTTTCCGAGGTCTAGGTGGTTTCTCTTGCTCCGAGCCTCGAAAAATAAATGAGCATTACACCGTGCAGCTTTCCCCGAAATCAAAACGAACAGGCTTTCCCACGATCTTACCAACTTTCAGTATAGTGGACAGAGTAATAGAAGTATTCTTTTCGTCCAAAATCTTATCTACGAATGAACGACTTATACCCATCATTTTGGCAACAGCAGTCTTGCTGATGTTGCGTGATTCCTTGTAATTTTGAAGCTTCCAAGCGATAACGCGCTTGATTGCGGTAGCTTCGCACTCTTCGTAGATTTCTTCCTCTTTCAAAAAATCGTCAAAAGATGAGCCGATACAGTTATTGTTTTCGGTTGTCATAATAGCTGCCCTCCAGTTTAAGAGATGCCAAGATTTTTTTCTTCTGTCTTTGGCAAGCTCCAAATTCGATTGAGGTGTCTTTTGCGTCTTTTTGACAAACCCATCTAGCAAATACATGCAACCACTTTCGACACAAAAAAGAACCCTGGCAATCGTACCGTTGGGAAAATCGGTGCGGACCTCGAAAATCCCGCTGCCCATGGGCCGGCATGTGGGCATACCGATGGGCCATCCGACCTCGACGGTAAAAATATCGTCGCCGGCAAGCCGCTGATGATCCTTGTTCAAGCCCTTGAGCCAGTCCCAAACGGGTTCATTGCCCGACGGGGTCCGATAGAAGTGGGCTTGAAGTCGCTTGTCCATGAAGAGAGGTGTACTTTTTTTAGTACAACAGCCAAGGGGGCTGGCAGGGGAGCCCAAAAGAAAAACGGGCCACCCCAGCCCGTTTTTTTATCCCAGCGCCCGAGCCGGCCATTTTCGCCAGCCCATTTGGCCCACTTTTGGCCAACTAACTCAGGAATAAATATGGGAAAAAGAAAAAAGGGGCTTACGATTTCTCGTAAGCCCCTGATTTTCTTGGTAGCGAGGGAGGGAATTGAACCCCCGACACTGCGGATATGAGCCGCATGCTCTAACCGTCTGAGCTACCTCGCCAGATGTCTCCGGCAGCGGAGAAAGGAGTCTTTAGCCGATCCGGCATGCCTTGGCAAGCCTTTTTCGTGGAAAATTTCGCAACCCCTATTTCGGCCAGAAGAAAAAGACCGTCGCCGCCAGGGCCAACCGGTACCAGGCAAAGGGCCGAAGCGACATGTGCTTGACCAGCACGATAAAGCCCTTGACCGCGACCAGGGCGGAGAGAAACGACACCACAAAGCCGATGCCTAGAATCCACAGATCGTCGGCGGAAAAAAGGGCCGCGCTCTTGTAGAAGTCGTACAGCGTGGCCGCGAACATCAGCGGCACGGCGGCGATGAAGGAATATTCCGCGGCCAGACCGCGCTTGGCCCCGAGCAGCATGCCGCCCATGATGGTGGCCGCCGAGCGCGAGAATCCCGGCCAGAGCGCCAGACATTGGAAGCAGCCGATGCCAAGCGCCAGTCCCGGCGTCATCTCGTCGAGGGTATAGAAGCGGTCCCGCTTCTTGCGGCTTTCCACCCAGAAGATCATGAGCGCGCCCACGGCCAGGGCCATGGCCACGGTGGTCGGCCCGAAGAGATAGGTCTTGATGGCCTTGCGGCTGGCCAGCCCCAAAAGCCCGGCCGGCAGCGACGTCAGAAAAAGCATCCACAAGCCGCGCGGGCCGGAAAAGGCGTGCAGCGGCTTGGGCGAAAGCAGCCACCAGAAGCGTTTCCAGTAGAGCACCACCACGGCCAGAATGGCCCCGAGCTGGATAATGACGTCGAAACTGTCGGCCTTGGCTCCGGTGAACCCGATGAGATGGCCGACGAGAATGAGATGGCCGGTGGAGGACACGGGCAAAAACTCGGTCGCTCCCTCGACAAGGCCGAGGATGGTGGCGGCAAGGGATTCGGTCATGGGAAAAGCTGCTCCTGGCGGGGAATATCCTGTATCCGGGCGGCTCTACCCGATGGCCGGGCAAGTTGCAAGCCGGCTTGTGCTCGTGTATGTCTTGGGACCGAGCAAGGAGGCTTCATGGCCACGATCATGCCCCAGGGCGAACTCATGCGACGCGCGGTCAAATGGGTCGACGCAAAACGTGCCGAAACCGATGAACCCTTGGCCGCGCTTTGCGAAAAGGCGGCCATACAGTTCAATCTCGGTCCCAAGAACGCGGCGTTCTTGGACGATTTTTTCAAGGAACGCAAGGAGCCGGGTCGGGACTAAGGGCGGCTTCGGCCAGGACGCGGCAAAGCGCCTCCCGGCCAAGCCCGGTCTTGCCGGAAAAAAGAATCGGCGGGAAGGCGGGTCGCGCCAGTTCCCGCCACTCTTTTTTTCGGGCTTCCCGGTCGCGCTGCTTGCATTTGTCGGCCTTTGTCAGCACCAGGAGCACAGGTATGTGCCGGGACCGTAGCCAGTCGACCAGCTCCACATCCAGGCGCTGGGGCGGCAGGCGGCAGTCGACAAGGGCGGTCACGGCCCGTAACTGACTGGTCTTTTTGAGATAGGCATCGATGAGCTTGGCCCATTTTGCCCGCTCGGCCAAGGAGCAGCGGGCGTAGCCGTAACCCGGCAGATCGACCAGGCAATAGCCGGCGGCCTGGGCCATGTAGAAGTTGAGGCTTCGGGTCTTGCCCGGCGTGGCGCTGATTTTGGCCAGCCCCTTGCGGCCGGCCAGACAGTTGACCAACGTCGATTTGCCGACGTTGGACCGGCCGGCCAGGGCGACCTGGGGCGCATCGACCACAGGGATCTGGTCGGTCAGGTAGGCGGTGGCCAGAAGGGCGAGACTGAGTTCCGTACGTGTTTTTTCCGTGGCGTTGTCCATCCGTGCCTTGTGACCGGCCCGGTTGCCCCCGTCAAGGCGGAGGATGCGCCCAACAGAATGAAGGAAGCAGCATGCGCAAGGTCCGATTGCTGGTGTTAAACGGTCCCAATCTTGGGTTTATTGGCGTGCGGCAGCCGGAAATCTACGGCCATCGCACCATCGAGGACCTGCCGGAAATGGTCCGGGAAATGCTTGGCGATAGCGTCCAGCGCCTGGAATTGCAGTTTCATCAGGCCAACAGCGAAGGGCATTGCATCGACCGGCTGGAGCAGGCCTGGAAGGACGGGCTGGACGGCATCGTCTTAAACGCCGGGGCCTACACCCATACGAGCCTTGCCCTGGCCGACTGCCTGGCCTGGATCGGCATTCCCTGCGTCGAGGTGCACATTTCCAATATTTTTGCCCGCACCGACGAGCCGTTGCGCCACAAGAGCCTGATCGGCCGCAACTGCATCGGCTGCATCGCCGGTTTCGGGCTGACCAGTTACGCCCTGGCCGTCATCGCCCTGTGGCGGCACATCACCGAAAATCCCAACTTCATCTAAGGAGATACGATGCTTTCCACTACCGACTTCCGTCGCGGACTCAAAATCGAAATGGACGGCGTGCCCTACGAAATCGTGGACTTCCTGCACGTCAAGCCCGGCAAGGGTGGGGCGTTTATCCGCACCAAGCTCAAGAATATGATCAACGGCCGGGTGGTGGAAAACACCTTCCGGTCCGGCGAAAAGATGATCAAGCCCGACCTCGAGAGCAAGGACATGCAGTACCTCTACCATGACGGCGAGGAATTCGTGTTCATGGACATGGAGAGCTACGAGCAGCTGCACGTGGGCAACGATCACCTGGGCGAGAAGGGCGGCTACCTCAAGGACGGCATGGAACTCAAGATGCTCCTCTACAAGGGCCAGCCCCTGGACATCGACCTGCCGGCCTCGGTGACGCTCGAGGTGACCGACACCGAGCCCGGGGTCAAGGGCGACACCGTCAGCGGCGCCAGCAAGCCGGCCGCTCTCGAAACGGGCATCTCGGTCAACGTGCCGCTGTTCGTCAACACCGGCGACAGGATCAAGGTGGATACCCGCACGGGCGAGTACATTGGCCGGGAATAACAAGGACGCCGGGAAGGATGCTCCCGGCGGTTTTCGCCTCTCCCGCGAGCTTGTCGGGTTGGCCGCGCTTTTCGTGGCCGCCTTTCTGTGCGTCGCGCTCTATACCATGAGCGACGGCGACCCCGGGTTCAACCAGTCCGTCACCCGTCGTGTCGTGGCCAACAAGGCCGGGCTGGTGGGAGCGTACGTGGGGGGGGCTCTGGCCGACTTGTTCGGCCTGTGGGCCTATCTGGTCCCCCTGGCCATCGCCTGGCGGGGACTGCGGTTCTTGGCCCCGGGCCTCAAGGTCCCGTTCTGGCGTGGGCTCGGGGCTTTTTTCCTGAGCCTTGTGCTGCTGGCCTTTCTGGGGTCGCCCTGGGGACTTTTCGGCCTAAGCCTCGGCAATGTGCGGGGCGGCGGCGGCGCCGGGCAGCATCTGTTCGGATTCTTGAATCGTTACTTGAGCTCGTTTGGCGCCTACTTTTTCCTGACGTTCGCCCTGATCGCCGCGATCCAGGTGACCTTCGGCCTCACCTGGACCAATTTCTGGCGGCCGGTGCTGGATGTGGCCAAGGAAAAAGGCTGGCAGCTTTATGATGCCTGGCAGGCTTGGCGCGAGGCGCGAGTCCAGGCTCGGGAGGCCGCGCGGGAGGAACGTCTGGCCCGGGAAGAGGCCTCACCGTCCCCTGGGCGCGAGAAAAAGCCGGCCAGGGAAAAACGTCCGCCCGCCCCGAAGAATGCGCCGGCCGTCGATGCCACGGCCGCACAGGCTCCG
Proteins encoded in this window:
- a CDS encoding TolC family protein is translated as MRETRDSGPVLPAGAQAAGEKAEADIGVYLKETAEKNTRLKAAFQRVQAALERVPQEMSLPDPRFTFGYFIVPVETRVGPQNARLGLTQTLPWIGKLIAKGDAAAALADAEKARFDALRLSLFYEVKKTYFEYAYLLRAIALTKENRDLLDYLEGVVKARYTAGLAGYGDLLGIQMERDKLDDRYRSQEDLRHPLAAALNAVMNRPVEAPLPDAPDIPVMRVTLDDTKLLAALNDRNPQLKVYDYLAKKEKIGGSLARMDFIPDLTFGIETIITGPYSYYVSRYDASSQKMTSPSPPPRDSGKDAWVASVSLNIPLWIGKRRAAIREAKARETAAVADREGLAEKLAADLKLALYNYRDAARKIELYQKVLIPKAQQTLAAMLASYQAGRAGFADLVNTQRSLLEFELNHIRALATQAQRLAEIDMLVGEDVSYTVYGSLQSLSAYSGSVK
- a CDS encoding type II toxin-antitoxin system RelE/ParE family toxin — encoded protein: MDKRLQAHFYRTPSGNEPVWDWLKGLNKDHQRLAGDDIFTVEVGWPIGMPTCRPMGSGIFEVRTDFPNGTIARVLFCVESGCMYLLDGFVKKTQKTPQSNLELAKDRRKKSWHLLNWRAAIMTTENNNCIGSSFDDFLKEEEIYEECEATAIKRVIAWKLQNYKESRNISKTAVAKMMGISRSFVDKILDEKNTSITLSTILKVGKIVGKPVRFDFGESCTV
- a CDS encoding undecaprenyl-diphosphate phosphatase codes for the protein MTESLAATILGLVEGATEFLPVSSTGHLILVGHLIGFTGAKADSFDVIIQLGAILAVVVLYWKRFWWLLSPKPLHAFSGPRGLWMLFLTSLPAGLLGLASRKAIKTYLFGPTTVAMALAVGALMIFWVESRKKRDRFYTLDEMTPGLALGIGCFQCLALWPGFSRSAATIMGGMLLGAKRGLAAEYSFIAAVPLMFAATLYDFYKSAALFSADDLWILGIGFVVSFLSALVAVKGFIVLVKHMSLRPFAWYRLALAATVFFFWPK
- the yihA gene encoding ribosome biogenesis GTP-binding protein YihA/YsxC — encoded protein: MDNATEKTRTELSLALLATAYLTDQIPVVDAPQVALAGRSNVGKSTLVNCLAGRKGLAKISATPGKTRSLNFYMAQAAGYCLVDLPGYGYARCSLAERAKWAKLIDAYLKKTSQLRAVTALVDCRLPPQRLDVELVDWLRSRHIPVLLVLTKADKCKQRDREARKKEWRELARPAFPPILFSGKTGLGREALCRVLAEAALSPDPAPCVP
- a CDS encoding 3-dehydroquinate dehydratase, yielding MRKVRLLVLNGPNLGFIGVRQPEIYGHRTIEDLPEMVREMLGDSVQRLELQFHQANSEGHCIDRLEQAWKDGLDGIVLNAGAYTHTSLALADCLAWIGIPCVEVHISNIFARTDEPLRHKSLIGRNCIGCIAGFGLTSYALAVIALWRHITENPNFI
- the efp gene encoding elongation factor P encodes the protein MLSTTDFRRGLKIEMDGVPYEIVDFLHVKPGKGGAFIRTKLKNMINGRVVENTFRSGEKMIKPDLESKDMQYLYHDGEEFVFMDMESYEQLHVGNDHLGEKGGYLKDGMELKMLLYKGQPLDIDLPASVTLEVTDTEPGVKGDTVSGASKPAALETGISVNVPLFVNTGDRIKVDTRTGEYIGRE